The proteins below come from a single Oncorhynchus gorbuscha isolate QuinsamMale2020 ecotype Even-year linkage group LG12, OgorEven_v1.0, whole genome shotgun sequence genomic window:
- the LOC123991670 gene encoding uncharacterized protein C14orf132-like, with protein MDLSFMAAQSVMAGAFMDSSPNDDYSTDHSLFNSSASVHAASMAAHDQPEREPMSRDAIWLWIAITATIGNIVVVGVVYAFTF; from the exons ATGGATCTCTCATTTATGGCTGCGCAG tcTGTCATGGCGGGGGCCTTCATGGACTCGTCACCCAACGATGACTACAGCACGGACCACTCCCTCTTCAACTCCTCAGCCAGCGTCCACGCGGCCTCCATGGCAGCCCATGACCAGCCGGAGAGGGAGCCCATGTCCCGCGACGCCATCTGGCTTTGGATTGCCATCACCGCCACCATTGGGAACATTGTGGTTGTGGGAGTGGTGTACGCCTTCACTTTCTGA